The following proteins are co-located in the Hypomesus transpacificus isolate Combined female chromosome 23, fHypTra1, whole genome shotgun sequence genome:
- the LOC124485468 gene encoding sterile alpha motif domain-containing protein 9-like has protein sequence MAELSQTKNEEEGGLSELSTDVENWSMLDVRRWAVNGARVEADSADILLQQKINGASLLLLDKSELSDLLGLGPAKLIIHARDELLKQKKEQPLNPVSQYGRQCKPYPFHRHHDACRYKVNSILDVTESGASDYIEPCHEYKAYINTQAIPVENKFQKFTDEVIRFASACMNSRTNGTIHFGIGDKPEFEHGQVLGVELQDKEGYDNALKCAIEGHFEHKHIRAARMCIKPSRFVEVLNLDTTTAEKYVIEVDIVPDSVICEENIYHIYNEKKAKKTKHKEMNKEEMKKQSKHFFVRDGSSSRNLRAPTSHAKPMEEYKRFVDNVKQLSQLRKEAEEKHLSIVKSSVQGSRLSEMITGGSQSLDKTHFQYYVIVTNKSHPIQLASLDFLPGLNPIAVLDFDPESAKCGLKKHFEEQIAMNVHLPERYKITDSIEDIVSKLKLSKNTSWVFCNGVVDKELPSEICDWLIKKGASVRDVISFLCRKDVLPHKKFLVIFLLLSTVSDKMDPLLETFSTFLQQLEGTEQILCICENENAFNCWRELIEARYGCNISARCIYELSLAEINGTMLSLWSVNRKSKRFLPGAGGSKVLLEKKVEGSLDTLNVLCVNQCEGGSEDKADIEERFYKGGEVSWWNFFFSEQPGSMPFIKRDKFIYIMNTIIPSLRSLRKACVSFHLRHIAGCGGTTLAMHILWALKDEFRCAVLKDRDVDFDEVAHQVVDLLKHDTTEETSLLPVLLMVDDFEEMDDVFDLQQHIDKECVKRNICARSPQVFLLNCMRAEALEERETTEDSVFIGNELSSTEQGQFEKKLEEMEKSYQNTETFYGFMFMKKNFSPNYMQGVAQKTLKSFNIEHKNAQLIAVLVLLNEYCKGATLAVSLCEEFLGLQTKPCCGSSRVEDGFGKFSPLLMRCTDEAKVIFSGIRMIHSSMSFHCLQELTTTYNVTKAEITNLLLNTDTFYECIQGKGRLLTNVHNMLVKRCHSKGTASQFSPLIQDIEKESPGAEETVLFNAAKRFEKDAIISQLLARYQYIKRKDFREAKEWARKAKDLSRGNSYIHDTSAQIIKSELTTALTNNKDSPITTDNLRDYLKMASLATEAFKETYEIAKKEATLRLQNKRNNNTFNTVGCLGEIQVAVLIIEILERTPVFSSGDVRHDILSEVLSDNIPIQKIIENDRLRHKHMNYYHVLVEFKDLLYNLRYRMKKHFDFLDSFYVHLGSRFTIKDQKEERTRQELFKCFHTYVKLFCKTDSAELLKNTNMGVMLQVHKTRQFLEKKKADSYSGILGCLSDNIAVDMETIVRKYAFILKNCSGTSVKERVNFFYANVALSCVKPQSRDLKPYNQLLDGLCQVLQGQIPSNDILPLHFIAVALLWPLNIPMAQPAASEKLKSYISQMRTSFHNEMKSVYNGKRPVVHFFLGEKPGYNRLIHRREIEKCARKGQDNFASLWENGKIWKQEDVKQLLCRVTGEVQRNVILADIRNTDMKIEVTPIFRSQISGQKEGNKVSFYIGFSMKGPLAFDIQ, from the exons ATGGCTGAACTAAGCCAAACAAAG aatgaagaggagggggggctgtctgAACTGTCAACTGATGTTGAGAATTGGAGCATGTTGGATGTGAGACGTTGGGCTGTGAATGGAGCACGTGTTGAAGCTGACAGTGCCGATATTTTGCTTCAGCAGAAAATTAATGGCGCCAGTCTTTTACTTTTAGATAAATCTGAATTATCTGACTTGTTGGGACTAGGGCCAGCCAAACTTATCATTCATGCAAGAGatgaacttttaaaacaaaaaaaagagcaGCCATTAAACCCAGTCAGTCAGTATGGAAGACAATGCAAGCCATATCCTTTTCATCGACACCATGATGCCTGCAGATACAAGGTGAACAGTATTCTCGATGTAACAGAATCCGGGGCATCTGACTATATAGAACCATGTCATGAGTACAAAGCATACATTAATACTCAAGCTATTCCTGTGGAAAACAAATTTCAAAAGTTCACTGATGAGGTCATTCGATTTGCATCTGCCTGCATGAATAGCCGTACTAATGGCACCATACATTTTGGAATAGGAGATAAGCCAGAGTTTGAACACGGACAAGTTTTGGGAGTTGAACTCCAGGATAAGGAAGGATATGACAATGCTTTAAAATGTGCTATTGAGGGTCATTTTGAGCATAAACATATCCGGGCTGCCAGAATGTGTATCAAACCAAGCAGATTTGTAGAGGTTCTCAATCTTGATACAACAACAGCTGAAAAGTATGTCATAGAAGTGGACATAGTACCAGATTCTGTAATCTGTGAAGAGAACATTTACCATATATACAACGAGAAGAAAGCCAAAAAGACCAAACACAAGGAAATGAACAAAGAAGAAATGAAAAAGCAATCAAAACACTTTTTTGTCCGAGATGGTAGTAGCAGCAGGAATCTCCGTGCACCAACCAGCCATGCCAAGCCTATGGAGGAGTACAAAAGATTTGTGGACAATGTGAAACAGCTGTCACAATTAAGAAAGGAAGCAGAGGAAAAGCACCTCAGCATTGTTAAAAGCAGTGTTCAGGGCTCCAGGCTAAGTGAGATGATAACAGGTGGATCACAATCTTTAGACAAAACCCACTTCCAATATTATGTGATCGTGACCAACAAATCACATCCAATTCAGTTGGCATCCCTGGATTTCCTTCCTGGACTCAATCCCATTGCAGTTTTAGACTTTGACCCAGAATCAGCAAAATGTGGACTTAAAAAGCACTTTGAAGAGCAAATTGCAATGAATGTGCATTTACCAGAGCGCTATAAAATCACAGATTCGATAGAAGACATTGTAAGCAAGTTGAAACTGTCCAAAAACACCAGCTGGGTTTTCTGCAATGGAGTTGTTGATAAAGAGTTGCCTTCAGAAATATGTGACTGGTTGATAAAGAAGGGAGCATCTGTTCGCGATGTGATTTCCTTCCTCTGCCGGAAAGATGTACTACCACACAAAAAGTTCCTAGTCATCTTCTTATTGTTATCTACTGTCAGTGATAAAATGGATCCCCTGCTTGAGACCTTCAGCACTTTCTTGCAGCAACTCGAAGGAACAGAGCAAATCCTTTGCATctgtgaaaatgaaaatgcattcaaCTGCTGGAGGGAACTAATTGAAGCTCGCTATGGATGCAACATTTCAGCCAGATGCATATATGAGCTCAGTTTAGCAGAAATCAATGGCACTATGCTCAGTCTGTGGTCCGTAAATCGTAAGTCCAAACGTTTCCTACCCGGTGCAGGAGGCAGCAAAGTTCTGCTAGAAAAGAAAGTGGAGGGCAGCCTGGACACCCTGAATGTTCTCTGTGTGAACCAGTGTGAAGGTGGAAGTGAAGACAAGGCCGACATAGAAGAGAGGTTCTACAAAGGAGGGGAGGTATCATGGTGGAACTTCTTCTTCTCTGAGCAACCAGGATCTATGCCATTTATTAAACGGGACAAGTTTATCTACATCATGAACACAATCATACCATCTTTGAGGTCATTGAGAAAGGCATGTGTGTCCTTCCACCTCAGGCACATCGCAGGTTGTGGAGGAACAACCCTTGCTATGCACATATTGTGGGCCCTGAAAGATGAATTCCGTTGTGCAGTTTTAAAAGACAGAGATGTTGATTTTGATGAGGTTGCCCACCAGGTCGTTGACCTTCTGAAGCATGACACAACAGAAGAGAcatctctgcttcctgtgttgCTGATGGTTGATGATTTTGAGGAGATGGATGATGTCTTTGATTTACAGCAACACATAGATAAAGAGTGTGTGAAGAGAAATATATGTGCCAGATCCCCACAGGTCTTTCTACTCAATTGCATGAGAGCAGAGGCTTTGGAAGAAAGGGAAACAACAGAAGACTCAGTGTTCATTGGGAATGAGCTCTCTTCTACAGAGCAGGGGCAGTTTGAGAAGAAACTGGAAGAGATGGAAAAATCCTACCAGAATACAGAAACATTCTATGGGTTTATGTTCATGAAGAAGAACTTTTCACCAAATTACATGCAGGGTGTGGCTCAGAAAACTTTGAAAAGCTTCAACATTGAGCATAAAAATGCACAGCTGATTGCTGTTTTGGTCCTTCTGAATGAATACTGCAAGGGTGCAACGCTCGCTGTCTCTTTGTGTGAAGAGTTTCTTGGCCTTCAGACAAAGCCATGTTGTGGTTCCAGCAGAGTTGAAGATGGATTTGGAAAGTTTTCACCCCTGCTAATGCGATGTACTGATGAGGCCAAGGTTATATTCAGTGGAATCAGGATGATCCACTCAAGCATGTCTTTTCACTGTTTGCAGGAACTAACAACCACATATAATGTCACCAAAGCGGAGATAACCAATCTTTTGCTCAACACAGACACGTTTTATGAGTGCATACAAGGTAAAGGCAGACTCCTCACAAATGTTCACAATATGTTGGTCAAGAGATGTCACTCAAAAGGCACAGCATCTCAGTTTTCACCACTCATCCAGGATATTGAAAAAGAGTCACCTGGAGCAGAGGAAACTGTGTTATTCAACGCTGCTAAACGCTTTGAAAAAGATGCCATCATCTCGCAGCTTCTTGCCAGGTACCAATACATAAAGAGGAAGGATTTCAGGGAAGCCAAAGAGTGGGCACGTAAAGCAAAGGATCTCTCTAGAGGTAACTCCTATATTCATGATACTTCTGCACAAATCATCAAATCAGAGCTGACTACTGCACTAACAAATAACAAGGATTCACCAATAACAACTGATAACTTGAGAGATTATCTCAAAATGGCCTCTTTAGCAACAGAAGCTTTCAAAGAAACATATGAAATTGCCAAAAAGGAAGCCACTCTCCGGCTCCAAAACAAAAGAAATAACAACACTTTCAACACAGTAGGGTGCCTTGGAGAAATCCAGGTTGCAGTACTTATCATCGAAATACTGGAAAGAACACCTGTGTTTTCATCAGGAGACGTCCGTCATGACATACTGAGTGAGGTTCTCTCAGACAACATTCCAATTCAAAAAATAATCGAAAACGATCGATTGCGTCACAAACACATGAACTATTACCATGTTCTAGTTGAGTTCAAGGATCTACTGTACAATCTCAGATACAGAATGAAGAAGCACTTTGATTTTCTTGACAGCTTTTATGTCCATTTGGGTTCCAGATTTACAATCAAAGACCAGAAAGAGGAACGAACCAGGCAGGAGCTCTTCAAGTGTTTTCATACGTATGTCAAGCTCTTCTGCAAGACAGATTCCGCAGAGTTGctgaaaaatacaaacatggGTGTCATGCTTCAAGTTCACAAAACAAGACAGTTTTTGGAGAAGAAAAAAGCTGATTCTTACTCTGGAATCCTGGGCTGCCTCTCTGATAATATTGCTGTTGACATGGAGACGATAGTCAGAAAGTATGCTTTCATCTTAAAAAATTGTTCTGGAACAAGTGTCAAAGAGAGGGTCAACTTTTTTTATGCTAATGTTGCGCTTAGCTGTGTCAAACCCCAGTCTCGGGACCTTAAACCTTATAACCAGCTGCTTGATGGCCTTTGTCAAGTTCTTCAGGGACAGATTCCATCAAATGACATATTGCCGTTGCACTTCATTGCAGTTGCACTTTTATGGCCCCTGAATATTCCAATGGCACAACCCGCAGCATCAGAAAAGTTGAAGTCGTACATATCCCAGATGAGAACATCATTCCATAACGAGATGAAATCAGTGTACAATGGTAAGAGGCCTGTCGTACATTTCTTTTTGGGAGAGAAGCCGGGTTATAACCGTTTAATACACCGACGTGAAATTGAAAAATGTGCTAGGAAGGGACAGGACAACTTTGCTTCCCTTTGGGAAAATGGCAAGATATGGAAACAGGAGGATGTCAAGCAGCTTCTCTGTAGAGTAACAGGAGAGGTGCAGAGGAACGTCATCCTGGCAGATATCAGGAACACAGACATGAAAATTGAAGTAACTCCCATCTTCAGAAGCCAGATTAGTGGGCAGAAAGAGGGGAACAAAGTGTCCTTTTATATTGGTTTCTCCATGAAAGGTCCACTAGCTTTTGACATCCAGTGA